The Agromyces mariniharenae genome includes a window with the following:
- a CDS encoding DUF4062 domain-containing protein, producing MSDGRSGPPIRTPDQRLRVFVSSTLKELEPERRAARAAIERLRLAPVMFELGARPHPPRELYRAYLEQSDVFVGLYWQQYGWIAPGEEVSGLEDEWRLAPRDMPRLIYVKQAPDREERLTGLLARIRDDDRASYKPFADAAELAELVEADLATLLAERFDASRAASAPAASAPAVEATPGGRIPSPYSEAVGRERDVATLLEWLGEEAQRLVTLVGPGGIGKSRLAIEIARNAGPRFDQVTFVSLARVRDPDEVLGAIARDLGVRDTSDSPLSEQLGIARAGRRDLIVLDNFEQVVDAAPDVVSLLTDLPGATFLVTSRVRLRVRGERVFDVEPLGLPPEPSQSSIRAILEAPAVRLFRDRARSADPRFDVTDDNAEDVARICRGLEGVPLAIELAAARIRALTPAAMLGRLDRVLPLLVTAARDLPERQRTIRATIEWSIDLLGADARALFERLGVFAGAFSLDAVEAVTAGEPWAADLLGTLLELVDGSLLRQHDDHGVPFYSMLVPVRELAAARLETDPDAAAVRRAHADYYVGLAAETEPLLRGATQSAALDRLEAERDDLRAGCRHLIAVGEVDVVADVVWRLFLYWWIRSLLPEVKAWMEAVLESGRQLSPRTRAIALAFSEWVALWQPDSEIRTERMEEAVALFRAVDDEFSVGLALAIASLSYTSATPADLDRAAERQRSALTIPAVQRDPTFHSLFESVLGRILHLRGDAAGAVECYGRARDIAGRAGDEFAERIALNQIGWSRIAAGEPQPELFRRALELSLRLRNEDGDAYALEGLAGSAAVMGDIERAGFLFGAAEALRARTGLHEQRSYSTYQPFIDAMLATDRAAEFEAARVVGRRMPRQAVLEFALDPQTVAAATGIPRPSEVRS from the coding sequence GTGAGCGACGGACGCTCGGGGCCGCCCATCCGCACGCCCGACCAGCGCCTGCGCGTGTTCGTCAGCTCGACCCTGAAGGAACTGGAGCCCGAGCGCCGAGCCGCCCGCGCCGCCATCGAACGGTTGCGCCTCGCCCCCGTCATGTTCGAGCTCGGCGCGCGCCCGCATCCGCCGCGCGAGCTCTACCGCGCCTACCTCGAGCAGAGCGACGTGTTCGTCGGCCTCTACTGGCAGCAGTACGGGTGGATCGCCCCGGGAGAGGAGGTGTCGGGCCTCGAGGACGAGTGGCGGCTCGCGCCGCGCGACATGCCCAGGCTCATCTACGTGAAGCAGGCGCCCGACCGCGAGGAGCGGCTGACCGGCCTCCTGGCCCGCATCCGCGACGACGACCGTGCCTCCTACAAGCCGTTCGCGGACGCCGCCGAGCTCGCCGAGCTCGTCGAAGCGGACCTCGCGACGCTCCTGGCCGAGCGATTCGACGCTTCGCGCGCCGCGTCCGCGCCCGCCGCGTCGGCGCCCGCGGTCGAGGCGACGCCCGGCGGTCGCATCCCGAGCCCGTACTCGGAGGCCGTCGGCCGCGAGCGCGACGTCGCGACCCTGCTCGAATGGCTCGGCGAGGAGGCCCAGCGGCTCGTCACGCTCGTGGGCCCCGGCGGGATCGGCAAGAGCCGCCTCGCGATCGAGATCGCCCGGAACGCCGGCCCACGCTTCGACCAGGTGACGTTCGTGTCGCTGGCACGAGTGCGCGACCCTGATGAGGTGCTCGGAGCGATCGCACGCGACCTCGGGGTCCGCGACACGAGCGACTCGCCGCTGAGCGAGCAACTGGGGATCGCGCGTGCCGGCCGGCGCGACCTGATCGTGCTCGACAATTTCGAGCAGGTGGTCGACGCCGCTCCCGACGTCGTCTCGCTGCTCACCGACCTGCCCGGCGCGACCTTCCTCGTGACGAGCCGGGTGCGGCTGCGGGTGCGGGGCGAGCGGGTCTTCGACGTCGAGCCGCTCGGCCTGCCTCCCGAGCCCTCGCAGTCGTCGATCCGGGCCATCCTCGAAGCTCCGGCCGTGCGACTGTTCCGCGACCGGGCACGGTCGGCGGACCCCAGGTTCGACGTGACCGACGACAACGCCGAGGACGTCGCACGCATCTGCCGTGGGCTCGAGGGCGTGCCCCTGGCGATCGAGCTCGCGGCCGCGCGCATCCGCGCCCTCACGCCCGCGGCCATGCTCGGGAGGCTCGACCGGGTGCTGCCCCTGCTCGTCACGGCGGCGAGGGACCTCCCCGAACGCCAGCGCACGATCCGGGCGACGATCGAGTGGAGCATCGACCTGCTCGGGGCCGACGCGCGGGCGCTGTTCGAGCGACTCGGGGTGTTCGCCGGTGCCTTCAGCCTCGATGCGGTGGAGGCCGTCACGGCCGGCGAGCCATGGGCCGCCGATCTGCTCGGCACGCTGCTCGAGCTCGTCGACGGCAGCCTCCTGCGGCAGCACGACGACCACGGCGTGCCGTTCTACTCGATGCTGGTGCCGGTTCGCGAACTCGCGGCCGCACGCCTCGAGACCGACCCGGATGCCGCGGCAGTGCGACGCGCGCACGCCGACTACTACGTCGGACTCGCCGCCGAGACGGAGCCGCTCCTCCGCGGCGCGACGCAGTCCGCCGCGCTCGACCGGCTCGAGGCGGAACGCGACGACCTCCGCGCCGGATGCCGGCACCTCATCGCGGTCGGCGAGGTCGACGTCGTCGCCGACGTGGTGTGGCGCCTGTTCCTCTACTGGTGGATCCGCAGCCTGCTGCCGGAGGTGAAGGCGTGGATGGAGGCCGTGCTCGAATCCGGCCGGCAGCTCTCACCCCGGACGAGGGCGATCGCGCTCGCGTTCTCGGAATGGGTGGCGCTCTGGCAGCCCGATTCGGAGATCCGCACCGAGCGCATGGAGGAGGCCGTCGCGCTCTTCCGCGCAGTCGACGACGAGTTCAGCGTCGGGCTGGCCCTCGCGATCGCGTCGCTCTCCTATACGTCGGCCACCCCCGCCGACCTCGACCGCGCCGCGGAGCGGCAGCGCTCGGCGCTCACGATCCCCGCCGTCCAGCGCGATCCGACGTTCCACTCGCTGTTCGAGAGCGTGCTCGGGCGCATCCTGCACCTCCGTGGCGATGCCGCCGGAGCGGTCGAGTGCTACGGGCGCGCGCGGGACATCGCCGGGCGCGCGGGCGATGAGTTCGCCGAGCGGATCGCGCTCAATCAGATCGGCTGGTCCCGCATCGCGGCTGGCGAACCGCAACCCGAGCTGTTCCGGCGTGCCTTGGAACTCTCGCTGCGCCTGCGCAATGAGGATGGCGACGCCTATGCGCTCGAAGGACTGGCCGGCTCGGCCGCGGTGATGGGCGACATCGAGCGCGCCGGCTTCCTCTTCGGCGCAGCCGAAGCGCTCCGGGCGCGCACGGGTCTGCACGAGCAGCGCTCGTACAGCACGTACCAGCCGTTCATCGACGCCATGCTCGCCACCGATCGAGCGGCCGAGTTCGAGGCGGCGCGGGTCGTGGGGCGACGGATGCCGCGTCAGGCGGTGCTGGAGTTCGCGCTCGATCCTCAGACGGTGGCGGCCGCCACAGGGATCCCGCGGCCGTCGGAGGTGCGATCGTGA
- a CDS encoding DUF4062 domain-containing protein, producing the protein MSGSGDTPIRTPDQRLRVFVSSTLKELEPERRAARAAIERLRLAPVMFELGARPHPPRELYRAYLDQSDVFVGVYWREYGWIAPDEEISGLEDEWRLAPRDMPRLIYVKQAPDRDERLAALLARIRDDDRASYKPFTDAAELAELVEADLATLLAERFDALRVPAPAATASAPAPASETPSRLPAPYADAVGRDRELATLLDWVRDDATRLVTLAGPGGIGKSRLAIEIAHRAGDAFDRVTFVTLEHLRDGSEVLPAIARALGVRDTGDRPLSEQLGVARAGRRDLVVLDNFEQVLDAATDVVSLLNDVPGATFLVTSRSRLRVRGERVFDVEPLDLPDEYAQSTVEEVLASPAVQLFRDRAQAADPRFEVTPANAVDVARICRALEGVPLAIELAAACIRALTPAAMLAKLDQMLPLLVNAARDVPERQRTIQATVEWSIDLLEPGPRALFVRLGVFAGDFGLDAVEAVTVGAPFATDLLGTLLTLVDSSLLRQHADAGMPLFSMLAPVREIATARFDGESDAATVRRAHADHYVQLAVETEPLLRGTTQLSALARLEAERDNLRAAYRHLIAIAEVDPVADAVWRLLLYWWIRGFLPEAKAWTDLMLDAGQPLSPRTRAIALAFSAWVPLWQTDGEVRAEPLEESVAIFRELGDDFSEGLALTVLALAYMSAEPPDLDLAEARQRTALELPGMRRDPSFHALFRSALGRIYLARGRFAESLPFFEAARDDAVRLGDVFVESIALTQIGYAHLGLGEPDRASFVRNLELAARLRNDDGMAYALEGLAATDAATGDLAHAGLFLGASEALRARTGLSDQRSYITYQPFVEAAAASDRAAEFEAARTTGRRMPRRAVLDLALGPELAAAAWA; encoded by the coding sequence GTGAGCGGCTCCGGCGACACGCCCATCCGCACGCCCGACCAGCGCCTGCGGGTGTTCGTGAGCTCCACGCTGAAGGAGCTGGAGCCCGAGCGCCGAGCCGCCCGCGCCGCCATCGAACGGCTCCGGCTCGCCCCGGTCATGTTCGAGCTCGGCGCACGGCCGCATCCGCCCCGCGAGCTCTACCGCGCCTACCTCGACCAGAGCGACGTCTTCGTGGGCGTCTACTGGCGCGAGTACGGCTGGATCGCGCCCGACGAGGAGATCTCGGGTCTCGAGGACGAATGGCGGCTCGCGCCCCGCGACATGCCCAGGCTCATCTACGTGAAGCAGGCACCCGACCGCGACGAACGCCTCGCGGCCCTGCTCGCCCGCATCCGCGACGACGACCGCGCCTCCTACAAGCCGTTCACGGATGCCGCCGAGCTCGCCGAGCTCGTCGAGGCCGACCTCGCGACGCTCCTGGCCGAGCGCTTCGATGCGTTGCGCGTGCCGGCGCCCGCCGCGACCGCGTCCGCACCCGCGCCCGCGTCCGAGACGCCGAGCCGGTTGCCCGCGCCGTACGCCGACGCCGTTGGCCGCGACCGCGAGCTCGCGACCCTGCTCGACTGGGTGCGAGACGACGCCACCAGGCTCGTGACGCTGGCCGGCCCGGGCGGCATCGGCAAGAGCCGCCTCGCGATCGAGATCGCCCACCGCGCCGGCGACGCCTTCGACCGGGTGACCTTCGTGACGCTCGAGCACCTCCGCGACGGCAGCGAGGTCCTGCCCGCGATCGCCCGCGCGCTGGGGGTGCGCGACACCGGCGACCGCCCGCTCTCCGAGCAGCTCGGCGTCGCACGTGCAGGCCGTCGCGACCTCGTCGTGCTCGACAACTTCGAGCAGGTGCTCGACGCCGCGACCGACGTGGTGTCGCTGCTCAACGACGTGCCCGGTGCGACCTTCCTCGTGACGAGTCGCTCGCGGCTCCGTGTGCGCGGCGAGCGCGTCTTCGACGTCGAGCCGCTCGACCTGCCCGACGAGTACGCCCAGTCCACGGTCGAGGAGGTCCTCGCGTCGCCCGCGGTGCAGCTGTTCCGTGACCGGGCGCAGGCGGCCGATCCGCGCTTCGAGGTCACGCCTGCGAACGCCGTCGACGTCGCCCGCATCTGCCGTGCGCTCGAGGGAGTGCCACTCGCGATCGAGCTCGCCGCGGCCTGCATCCGCGCGCTCACCCCGGCGGCCATGCTCGCGAAGCTCGACCAGATGCTGCCCCTGCTCGTGAATGCGGCGCGCGACGTGCCCGAGCGCCAGCGCACCATCCAGGCGACCGTCGAGTGGAGCATCGACCTGCTCGAACCCGGCCCGCGTGCGCTCTTCGTGCGGCTCGGGGTCTTCGCCGGCGACTTCGGCCTCGACGCCGTCGAGGCCGTCACGGTCGGGGCGCCGTTCGCGACCGACCTGCTCGGCACGCTGCTCACGCTCGTCGACAGCAGCCTGCTGCGCCAGCACGCCGACGCGGGCATGCCGCTCTTCTCGATGCTCGCTCCCGTGCGCGAGATCGCCACGGCGCGATTCGACGGCGAGTCGGATGCCGCCACTGTCCGCCGCGCGCACGCCGACCACTACGTGCAGCTCGCCGTCGAGACCGAGCCGCTGCTGCGCGGCACGACCCAGCTGTCGGCGCTGGCGCGGCTCGAGGCGGAGCGGGACAACCTGCGCGCCGCCTACCGCCACCTCATCGCGATCGCGGAGGTGGATCCCGTCGCGGACGCGGTCTGGCGGCTGCTCCTGTACTGGTGGATCCGCGGGTTCCTGCCCGAGGCCAAGGCGTGGACGGACCTCATGCTCGACGCGGGGCAGCCGCTCTCCCCGCGCACGCGAGCGATCGCCCTGGCCTTCTCGGCATGGGTGCCGCTCTGGCAGACCGACGGCGAGGTGCGCGCCGAGCCGCTCGAGGAGAGCGTGGCGATCTTCCGCGAGCTGGGCGACGACTTCAGCGAGGGCCTCGCGCTCACCGTGCTGGCGCTCGCCTACATGTCGGCCGAGCCGCCCGACCTCGATCTCGCCGAGGCACGGCAGCGCACCGCCCTCGAACTCCCCGGCATGCGGCGCGACCCCTCCTTCCACGCGCTCTTCCGGAGCGCGCTCGGGCGCATCTACCTGGCTCGAGGGCGATTCGCGGAGTCGCTCCCGTTCTTCGAGGCGGCGCGGGACGACGCGGTGCGACTCGGCGACGTGTTCGTCGAGTCGATCGCCCTGACCCAGATCGGCTACGCGCACCTCGGCCTCGGCGAGCCCGACCGCGCGTCCTTCGTGCGGAACCTCGAGCTCGCCGCCCGACTCCGGAACGACGACGGCATGGCCTACGCGCTCGAGGGGCTCGCCGCCACGGATGCCGCGACGGGCGACCTCGCCCATGCCGGCCTCTTCCTCGGGGCGTCCGAGGCGCTCCGTGCCCGCACCGGCCTGAGCGACCAGCGCTCGTACATCACGTACCAGCCGTTCGTCGAGGCGGCGGCCGCCTCGGACAGGGCGGCCGAGTTCGAGGCCGCGCGCACCACCGGTCGACGGATGCCGCGCCGTGCCGTGCTCGACCTCGCGCTCGGTCCCGAGCTCGCCGCCGCGGCCTGGGCGTAG
- a CDS encoding DUF4062 domain-containing protein: protein MGGSAEARGIRTPDQRLRVFVSSTLQELQPERRAARAAIERMHLAPVMFELGARPHPPRELYRAYLDQSEVFVGLYWQEYGWIAPDEESSGLEDEYRLAPRDMPKLIYLKQPAEREERLAQLVEEIRDDDSTSYKSFETAEELAELIEGDLAILLAERFDASRAAAADDHVVDPATVDSGPSDDAADHLPVSPDEVLGRETDLMTLHEWLGGDEPRRLVTLVGPGGIGKTRLAIEAGRQARDRFDRVTFVPLQNVRDGAGVLPAVARELGVRDNDAAPTLERLAVARRGRRDLIVLDNFEQIVAAAPQVTALLTELQGATVLVTSRSRLRIHGEQVFDVEPLGLPEDPESGTLDEIATAPAVRLFLDRAHAADARFDLTAENAQDIARICDALDGVPLAIELAAACIRVLTPTVMLEKLNHVLPILTTSDRDMPERQRTIRATVEWSIDLLGPFARALFVRLGVFVGDFSLEAAEAVAGDEPWAVDLPGTLLELVDGSLLRQHDVAGVSFFSMLVPVRELAALRFGREPDADAVRTAHAMYYVRLAAEAEPLLRGFTQQATIERLQAERDNVRAAYRHLIAVGEVDIVADAIWRVLLYWWIRNQLPVAKAWMDRLLDAGVPLTDRSRAIAITFSSWVALAHRSTEMDGRPLHEAADLFRAAGDRFGEGAALTVQGMACAMAATPDLVGAEELQRKALELVGPDEDATFNALFRGQLGSITLMQGDPARALETFHQVIGIAERIGDRFVEMIEYTNAGWAKIAMGEPTPALFARHLELTLQLGNEEGVVDAVDGLAACAIVMGDLERGGILLGVTDMLRTRTGSVDQRTYATSGPIVERVLASEYAGVFEAARDHGRAMSRRAALRYATGPVGAEAPVTA from the coding sequence ATGGGCGGCTCCGCAGAGGCGCGCGGCATCCGGACGCCCGACCAGCGCCTGCGGGTCTTCGTGAGCTCGACGCTCCAGGAGCTGCAGCCCGAGCGCCGCGCCGCCCGCGCCGCGATCGAGCGGATGCACCTCGCGCCCGTGATGTTCGAACTCGGGGCGCGGCCGCATCCGCCCCGCGAGCTGTACCGCGCGTACCTCGACCAGAGCGAGGTGTTCGTGGGCCTCTACTGGCAGGAGTACGGCTGGATCGCGCCCGACGAGGAGTCCTCGGGCCTCGAGGACGAGTACCGGCTGGCGCCGCGCGACATGCCGAAGCTCATCTACCTGAAGCAACCGGCCGAGCGCGAGGAGCGGCTGGCGCAGCTCGTCGAGGAGATCCGCGACGACGACTCGACCTCGTACAAGAGCTTCGAGACGGCCGAGGAGCTCGCCGAGCTCATCGAGGGCGACCTCGCGATCCTGCTCGCCGAGCGATTCGACGCGTCGCGAGCCGCGGCCGCGGACGACCACGTCGTCGACCCCGCGACGGTCGACTCGGGCCCGTCCGACGACGCGGCCGATCACCTGCCCGTCTCCCCCGACGAGGTGCTCGGCCGTGAGACCGACCTCATGACCCTGCACGAGTGGTTGGGCGGCGACGAACCCCGCCGACTGGTCACGCTCGTCGGTCCGGGCGGCATCGGCAAGACGCGGCTCGCCATCGAGGCGGGACGCCAGGCCCGCGACCGGTTCGATCGGGTGACGTTCGTCCCCCTCCAGAACGTGCGCGACGGCGCGGGGGTGCTGCCCGCGGTCGCCCGGGAGCTCGGCGTGCGCGACAACGACGCGGCGCCCACGCTCGAGCGGCTGGCGGTCGCGCGCCGCGGCCGTCGGGACCTCATCGTGCTCGACAACTTCGAGCAGATCGTCGCCGCGGCGCCGCAGGTCACCGCGCTGCTCACCGAGCTCCAAGGGGCGACGGTGCTCGTGACCAGCCGGTCGCGCCTGCGCATCCACGGCGAGCAGGTGTTCGATGTCGAGCCGCTCGGGCTGCCCGAGGACCCCGAGAGCGGCACCCTCGACGAGATCGCCACCGCGCCGGCAGTGCGCCTGTTCCTGGATCGCGCGCACGCCGCCGACGCGAGGTTCGACCTCACCGCCGAGAACGCGCAGGACATCGCGCGCATCTGCGACGCCCTCGACGGCGTGCCGCTCGCGATCGAGCTCGCCGCGGCCTGCATCCGCGTGCTCACGCCCACTGTGATGCTCGAGAAGCTCAACCACGTCCTCCCGATCCTGACGACGTCCGACCGGGACATGCCCGAGCGCCAGCGCACGATCCGGGCGACCGTGGAATGGAGCATCGACCTGCTCGGACCGTTCGCCCGGGCCCTGTTCGTGAGGCTCGGCGTGTTCGTCGGCGACTTCAGCCTCGAGGCCGCCGAGGCCGTGGCCGGCGACGAGCCGTGGGCGGTCGACCTCCCGGGGACGCTCCTCGAGCTCGTCGACGGCAGCCTGCTGCGACAGCACGACGTCGCGGGCGTCTCGTTCTTCTCGATGCTCGTCCCGGTGCGCGAGCTCGCGGCGCTGCGCTTCGGGCGCGAGCCCGACGCCGATGCGGTCCGCACCGCCCATGCCATGTACTACGTGCGACTCGCCGCCGAGGCCGAACCGCTCCTGCGCGGCTTCACGCAGCAGGCGACCATCGAGCGTCTGCAGGCCGAGCGAGACAACGTGCGAGCGGCCTATCGTCACCTCATCGCCGTCGGCGAGGTCGACATCGTCGCCGACGCGATCTGGCGGGTGCTCCTGTACTGGTGGATCCGCAACCAGCTCCCGGTGGCGAAGGCCTGGATGGATCGGCTGCTCGACGCGGGCGTGCCGCTCACCGACCGCAGCCGTGCGATCGCGATCACCTTCTCGTCGTGGGTCGCACTGGCGCATCGGAGCACGGAGATGGACGGCCGACCACTGCACGAGGCGGCCGACCTGTTCCGAGCGGCGGGCGACCGGTTCGGCGAGGGCGCCGCGCTGACGGTGCAGGGCATGGCGTGCGCGATGGCCGCGACGCCCGACCTCGTGGGTGCGGAGGAACTCCAGCGCAAGGCCCTCGAACTCGTCGGTCCCGACGAGGACGCGACGTTCAACGCGCTCTTCCGCGGCCAGCTGGGCAGCATCACGCTCATGCAGGGCGACCCGGCCCGTGCGCTCGAGACCTTCCACCAGGTCATCGGGATCGCGGAACGCATCGGCGATCGGTTCGTCGAGATGATCGAGTACACGAACGCCGGATGGGCGAAGATCGCGATGGGCGAGCCCACGCCCGCGCTCTTCGCCCGTCACCTCGAGCTGACCCTGCAGCTCGGCAACGAGGAGGGGGTCGTCGACGCCGTCGACGGACTCGCCGCCTGCGCCATCGTGATGGGCGACCTCGAGCGCGGCGGCATCCTGCTCGGCGTCACCGACATGCTCCGCACGCGCACGGGCAGCGTCGACCAGCGCACCTACGCCACGTCGGGCCCCATCGTGGAGCGCGTGCTCGCCTCCGAGTACGCGGGCGTGTTCGAGGCCGCGCGCGACCACGGACGCGCGATGTCGCGTCGGGCGGCCCTGCGCTACGCGACGGGGCCGGTCGGGGCCGAGGCGCCGGTCACCGCCTGA
- a CDS encoding patatin-like phospholipase family protein, translating into MTETTASQQPVPVAPEVGPIAAWVVERRRRASYVMVAFFVAAATLIAMGEIDRLIAGVLTPEGRSSPLVSVIGPLALIGRDGWADWASSPAADSVGWWIIASVLFDAVFVASYVWLLSRVLRRIVVTAFRRAAGWVLFALILIEALEAVVLVAGAILLMLSLDPGDLGDLSRGILAADGVFAGVVAVLATLKCAAIVLFAILVLRDGAARGYLGRLVKRLAQAVWLHRLSAVLVLALFVFTCIPAADVLDQLPDLQRQWVPNDWGSDPNAAGEAVRHTLLALGAIAIAALAAVILGRARTRALATSVTAFDIPPLRKHARWWLAPVLVWAALWIVTGLTTGTWAPGASAIAFLVVPGLVILSYLLWWDAPWPIIQRPDRGARARWAWLTGDAIAVSIAGIAGLGLVRSFTAPVFTGALPDLASLTYFLSLGLLIMGLAMAVASPFLLRAPELRAPQPGAPEVSTSQRLVALLDPERRVDELSGAGALRRLHLILMVGFFVAGILVLAWVGFFPVDAASFVGAPGLTVLLLTSWGAVLGAFTVGVQEHPPAPIFRFMRLRADPVLTLAITVPLVWSVVAAGLGYDDARLHATRTGPDPVAETSTSAPDEVDESAFADRLDARLDDLATDGCEATAGGETFIPALIVVAEGGGIRAAYWTARAMEKLAEDTCLGESVLLSSGVSGGSVGLALTAVRGQAADTELRALADPDAVGTGAAALLVGDTVASATGLRFPSVLAEGIEWRDRAALIEEVWIDKVPALASPAELAASGRIGIPVLNSTDVRTKCKVLVSNDVATSVAADTGDGPDDTAGSVEAVPDCETASTAPAASLPVPAECFDGMEWATAAMLSARAPVITPAARVEDGVCGPEQMQLVDGGYAEGSGLGTAADLAPIIADRIAVHNAEADRGDPPMVPIVVYLKNSAGYDLREDLESVAAEPLVPIVGMAALSKAGTADVLLQRASSALGTVGDEGGAAEKAIEAVESEFPGLAVTVAPSTVPAVVPPFGWALSDLSVATLERAMERQVHPPEDWTVATLRDLLDTTDG; encoded by the coding sequence GTGACCGAGACGACAGCGTCGCAACAACCGGTACCGGTGGCACCCGAGGTCGGTCCCATCGCGGCGTGGGTGGTGGAACGACGCCGGCGGGCGTCGTACGTCATGGTCGCGTTCTTCGTGGCCGCCGCGACCCTCATCGCGATGGGTGAGATCGATCGGCTCATCGCGGGCGTCCTCACTCCAGAGGGCCGGAGTTCGCCCCTCGTGAGCGTGATCGGTCCGCTCGCGTTGATCGGACGGGACGGATGGGCCGACTGGGCGTCGTCGCCGGCCGCCGACTCCGTCGGCTGGTGGATCATCGCGTCGGTGCTGTTCGACGCGGTGTTCGTCGCGTCCTACGTGTGGCTCCTCAGCCGGGTGCTCCGCCGGATCGTCGTCACCGCCTTCCGCAGAGCCGCGGGCTGGGTCCTGTTCGCGTTGATCCTCATCGAGGCGCTCGAGGCGGTCGTCCTCGTCGCGGGCGCGATCCTCCTGATGCTGTCATTGGACCCCGGCGATCTCGGCGACCTCTCGCGCGGGATCCTCGCGGCCGACGGCGTCTTCGCCGGGGTGGTCGCCGTGCTGGCGACCCTCAAGTGCGCAGCGATCGTGCTCTTCGCGATCCTGGTGCTCCGGGACGGCGCCGCCCGAGGATACCTCGGCCGGCTGGTGAAGCGGCTCGCGCAGGCGGTCTGGCTTCACCGCCTGTCGGCAGTGCTCGTGCTGGCCCTGTTCGTCTTCACGTGCATTCCCGCAGCCGATGTGCTCGACCAGCTGCCCGACCTGCAGCGGCAGTGGGTGCCGAACGACTGGGGCTCCGACCCGAACGCTGCCGGCGAGGCCGTTCGCCACACCCTCCTCGCCCTGGGGGCGATCGCGATCGCCGCGCTCGCGGCCGTGATCCTGGGCCGGGCACGGACGCGCGCGCTCGCGACGTCGGTGACCGCGTTCGACATCCCGCCGTTGCGGAAGCACGCGCGCTGGTGGTTGGCCCCCGTCCTGGTCTGGGCGGCGCTGTGGATCGTCACCGGCCTCACGACCGGCACGTGGGCACCCGGCGCGTCGGCAATCGCGTTCCTGGTCGTCCCGGGCCTGGTCATCCTGAGCTACCTGCTCTGGTGGGACGCCCCATGGCCGATCATCCAGCGTCCCGACCGGGGCGCGCGAGCGCGATGGGCCTGGCTCACCGGGGACGCCATCGCCGTCTCGATCGCGGGCATCGCCGGACTCGGCCTCGTGCGCTCCTTCACGGCGCCCGTCTTCACCGGGGCACTGCCCGACCTCGCGAGCCTCACCTATTTCCTGTCGCTCGGGCTCCTGATCATGGGCCTTGCGATGGCGGTGGCGTCCCCGTTCCTGCTTCGGGCGCCCGAACTTCGCGCACCCCAGCCAGGCGCGCCCGAGGTTTCCACATCCCAGCGGCTCGTCGCCCTCCTCGACCCTGAGCGGCGGGTCGACGAACTGTCCGGAGCAGGAGCCCTGCGACGGCTCCACCTGATCCTCATGGTGGGGTTCTTCGTCGCCGGAATCCTCGTCCTCGCGTGGGTGGGCTTCTTCCCGGTGGACGCCGCGTCGTTCGTCGGTGCCCCGGGCCTCACAGTGCTGTTGCTCACGTCCTGGGGCGCCGTGCTCGGCGCGTTCACGGTCGGCGTGCAGGAGCACCCGCCCGCCCCGATCTTCCGGTTCATGCGCCTGCGGGCCGACCCGGTGCTCACACTCGCCATCACGGTGCCGCTCGTCTGGTCGGTCGTGGCCGCCGGCCTCGGCTACGACGACGCCCGGCTGCACGCCACGCGGACGGGGCCTGATCCGGTGGCCGAGACCTCGACGAGCGCCCCCGACGAGGTCGACGAATCGGCGTTCGCCGATCGGCTCGACGCCCGGCTCGACGACCTCGCGACGGACGGATGCGAGGCGACCGCCGGAGGCGAGACGTTCATCCCGGCACTGATCGTGGTCGCGGAAGGCGGGGGCATCCGCGCCGCCTACTGGACGGCACGGGCGATGGAGAAGCTCGCCGAGGACACGTGCCTCGGGGAGTCGGTGCTGCTCTCGAGCGGCGTCAGCGGCGGCTCGGTGGGGCTCGCGCTCACCGCAGTCCGTGGGCAGGCGGCCGATACCGAGCTCCGCGCCCTGGCGGATCCCGACGCGGTCGGCACGGGCGCCGCCGCGTTGCTCGTGGGCGACACCGTCGCGTCGGCGACCGGCCTGCGGTTCCCGTCGGTGCTCGCGGAGGGCATCGAGTGGCGCGACCGGGCCGCGCTCATCGAGGAGGTCTGGATCGACAAGGTGCCCGCGCTCGCCAGCCCCGCCGAACTCGCGGCATCAGGCCGGATCGGCATTCCGGTGCTCAACTCCACCGACGTCCGCACGAAGTGCAAGGTGCTCGTCTCGAACGACGTCGCGACCTCGGTCGCAGCGGACACCGGCGATGGGCCGGATGACACCGCTGGATCCGTGGAGGCAGTGCCCGACTGCGAGACCGCATCGACCGCTCCGGCGGCGAGCCTCCCCGTCCCGGCGGAGTGCTTCGACGGCATGGAGTGGGCGACCGCGGCGATGCTGTCGGCGAGGGCTCCGGTGATCACGCCCGCTGCGAGGGTGGAGGACGGCGTCTGCGGGCCGGAGCAGATGCAACTCGTCGACGGCGGGTACGCGGAGGGCTCGGGGCTCGGCACCGCGGCCGACCTCGCGCCGATCATCGCCGACCGCATCGCGGTCCACAACGCGGAGGCCGACAGGGGCGACCCGCCCATGGTGCCGATCGTGGTGTACCTCAAGAACTCCGCCGGGTACGACCTTCGGGAGGATCTCGAGAGCGTGGCCGCGGAGCCGCTCGTCCCGATCGTCGGGATGGCCGCGTTGTCGAAGGCCGGCACGGCCGACGTCCTGCTCCAGCGGGCCTCCAGCGCGCTCGGCACGGTCGGCGACGAGGGCGGGGCTGCCGAGAAGGCCATCGAGGCGGTGGAATCCGAATTCCCCGGGCTCGCCGTGACGGTCGCGCCGTCGACCGTCCCCGCCGTGGTCCCGCCGTTCGGCTGGGCGCTCAGCGACCTGAGCGTCGCGACGCTCGAACGGGCGATGGAGCGCCAGGTCCATCCGCCGGAGGACTGGACCGTGGCCACGCTCCGCGACCTGCTGGACACCACCGACGGCTGA